The Astyanax mexicanus isolate ESR-SI-001 chromosome 14, AstMex3_surface, whole genome shotgun sequence genome window below encodes:
- the LOC103026664 gene encoding uncharacterized protein LOC103026664 isoform X1, with amino-acid sequence MFFPLLSFCPDRMAYGAVAAAAAVVGGSLLNTTIEEISKQLRIDRNISIQLSNCSHKYILTNPRVFTRSGYSHNPPQPTIQKRTIEACSFTKTAGTACGAVGVLTYEICRHEDKHWVGELMIMFSVPYDYNLYENWFALGVSKDRISCNKQLFHQMYYDNGSFTRAKSTGSEIKFLGKHAYVKGTMSPGGSSIMKVEFWDLETHQNYPYDPNYIMIK; translated from the exons ATGTTTTTTCCCCTGCTGTCCTTCTGTCCTG ACAGAATGGCTTATGGAGCAGTTGCGGCTGCAGCGGCTGTAGTGGGAGGATCCCTCTTAAACACCACCATTGAGGAAATATCCAAGCAACTACGCATCGACAGGAACATCTCAATTCAGCTCAGCAATTGCAGCCATAAATACATCCTAACAAACCCgag GGTTTTCACCAGAAGTGGATATTCACACAACCCCCCTCAGCCTACGATACAGAAGAGGACGATCGAGGCGTGTTCCTTCACCAAAACCGCAGGAACAGCATGCGGAGCCGTCGGGGTCCTGACCTACGAGATCTGCAGACACGAAGACAAACACTGGGTTGGAGAACTGATGATAATGTTCTCCGTGCCGTACGACTACAACCTGTACGAAAACTGGTTTGCTCTGGGCGTCTCTAAAGATCGCATTTCCTGCAACAAGCAGCTGTTCCACCAGATGTATTACGATAACGGCTCCTTCACCAGAGCCAAAAGCACAGGCAGCGAAATCAAGTTCTTGGGGAAACACGCTTACGTGAAGGGAACGATGTCTCCTGGAGGCAGCTCCATTATGAAGGTGGAGTTCTGGGACTTGGAGACACACCAAAACTATCCGTACGATCCAAATTACATAATGATAAAGTAG
- the LOC111197449 gene encoding uncharacterized protein LOC111197449, producing the protein MACGAVAAAAAAAAAVVGGSLLNTTIEEISKQIRTDRNISIQLSNFSHKYILTNPRVFTSSGYSHNPPQPTIQKRTIEACSFTKTAGTACGAVGVLTYEICRHEDKHWVGELMIMFSVPYDYNLYENWFALGVSKDRISCNEQLFHQMYYDNGSFTRAKSTGSEIKFLGKHAYVKGTMSPAGRSIMKVEFWDLETHQNYPYDPNYIMIK; encoded by the exons ATGGCTTGTGGAGCAGTTGCGGCGGCTGCAGCAGCGGCTGCAGCTGTAGTGGGAGGATCCCTCTTAAACACCACCATCGAGGAAATATCCAAGCAAATACGCACCGACAGGAACATCTCAATTCAGCTCAGCAATTTCAGCCATAAATACATCCTAACAAACCCGAg GGTTTTCACCAGCAGTGGATATTCACACAACCCCCCTCAGCCTACGATACAGAAGAGGACGATCGAGGCGTGTTCCTTCACCAAAACCGCAGGAACAGCATGCGGAGCCGTCGGGGTCCTGACCTACGAGATCTGCAGACACGAAGACAAACACTGGGTTGGAGAACTGATGATAATGTTCTCCGTGCCGTACGACTACAACCTGTACGAAAACTGGTTTGCTCTGGGCGTCTCTAAAGATCGCATTTCCTGCAACGAGCAGCTGTTCCACCAGATGTATTACGATAACGGCTCCTTCACCAGAGCCAAAAGCACAGGCAGCGAAATCAAGTTCTTGGGGAAACACGCATACGTGAAGGGAACGATGTCTCCTGCAGGCAGGTCCATTATGAAGGTGGAGTTCTGGGACTTGGAGACACACCAAAACTATCCGTACGATCCAAATTACATAATGATAAAGTAG
- the LOC103026664 gene encoding uncharacterized protein LOC103026664 isoform X2, whose protein sequence is MAYGAVAAAAAVVGGSLLNTTIEEISKQLRIDRNISIQLSNCSHKYILTNPRVFTRSGYSHNPPQPTIQKRTIEACSFTKTAGTACGAVGVLTYEICRHEDKHWVGELMIMFSVPYDYNLYENWFALGVSKDRISCNKQLFHQMYYDNGSFTRAKSTGSEIKFLGKHAYVKGTMSPGGSSIMKVEFWDLETHQNYPYDPNYIMIK, encoded by the exons ATGGCTTATGGAGCAGTTGCGGCTGCAGCGGCTGTAGTGGGAGGATCCCTCTTAAACACCACCATTGAGGAAATATCCAAGCAACTACGCATCGACAGGAACATCTCAATTCAGCTCAGCAATTGCAGCCATAAATACATCCTAACAAACCCgag GGTTTTCACCAGAAGTGGATATTCACACAACCCCCCTCAGCCTACGATACAGAAGAGGACGATCGAGGCGTGTTCCTTCACCAAAACCGCAGGAACAGCATGCGGAGCCGTCGGGGTCCTGACCTACGAGATCTGCAGACACGAAGACAAACACTGGGTTGGAGAACTGATGATAATGTTCTCCGTGCCGTACGACTACAACCTGTACGAAAACTGGTTTGCTCTGGGCGTCTCTAAAGATCGCATTTCCTGCAACAAGCAGCTGTTCCACCAGATGTATTACGATAACGGCTCCTTCACCAGAGCCAAAAGCACAGGCAGCGAAATCAAGTTCTTGGGGAAACACGCTTACGTGAAGGGAACGATGTCTCCTGGAGGCAGCTCCATTATGAAGGTGGAGTTCTGGGACTTGGAGACACACCAAAACTATCCGTACGATCCAAATTACATAATGATAAAGTAG